A stretch of Plodia interpunctella isolate USDA-ARS_2022_Savannah chromosome 15, ilPloInte3.2, whole genome shotgun sequence DNA encodes these proteins:
- the hfp gene encoding poly(U)-binding-splicing factor half pint isoform X1, translating to MELLQGGDTSAMQLPMPLPQPQPPPALDAGGFLAAPIYDLRQVGDVFTGPGAKCSTLPAILGGSLPRLSSEQADAVSRAKKYAMEQSIKMVLMKQTLAHQQQQMASQRTQVQRQQALALMCRVYVGSISFELKEDTIRQAFLPFGPIKSINMSWDPVTQKHKGFAFVEYEIPEAAQLSLEQMNGVMLGGRNIKVVGRPSNMPQAQAVIDEIQEEAKQYNRIYVASIHPELTEDDIKNVFEAFGPITYCKLAYGASAHKHKGYGFIEYVTLPAALEAIASMNLFDLGGQYLRVGRAITPPNALAGPPQTSAMPTAAAVAAAAATAKIQAMDAVASNAVALGLSKLSALGVPAAAALPSLAAALPAHAHSQGLPTTLPLAGALPSLTSLPGVGQLPGVSQLPGVGQLPGVGQPAVPLVLPPPTVVIPPTSTVRPIMSMPTSPPAEGGQQAALQRKLLDSSPDTLQQQESLSISGQSARHLVMQRLLRRRASRVLLLRDMVSAADVDDALHLEIQDECGKWGAVQRLVIYNETQNEGDDPAHAQVKIFVQFAEPEELCAEAAAAARALHGRYFGGRTVRAALYDQDLFDHGDLSG from the exons ATGGAATTG ttgCAGGGTGGTGATACTAGCGCCATGCAGCTGCCGATGCCGCTGCCGCAGCCGCAGCCGCCGCCCGCGCTTGACGCCG GAGGCTTCCTCGCCGCGCCCATCTACGATCTGCGCCAGGTCGGGGATGTGTTCACAG GTCCGGGCGCGAAATGTTCCACATTGCCGGCGATTCTCGGCGGGTCTCTGCCGCGGCTGTCCTCGGAGCAGGCGGACGCGGTGTCCAGAGCCAAGAAGTACGCGATGGAGCAGAGCATCAAGATGGTGCTGATGAAGCAGACGCTGGCGCACCAGCAGCAGCAGATGGCGTCGCAGCGCACGCAGGTGCAGCGGCAGCAGGCGCTCGCGCTCATGTGCAG GGTATACGTCGGGTCGATCTCGTTCGAGCTGAAGGAGGACACGATCCGGCAAGCGTTCCTGCCGTTCGGGCCCATCAAGAGCATCAACATGTCCTGGGACCCGGTCACGCAGAAGCACAAGGGCTTCGCCTTCGTGGAGTACGAGATCCCGGAGGCGGCGCAGCTCAGTCTGGAGCAGATGAACGGCGTCATGCTCGGCGGCAG GAACATCAAGGTGGTGGGGCGGCCCAGCAACATGCCGCAGGCGCAGGCCGTCATCGACGAGATCCAGGAGGAGGCCAAGCAGTACAACAGGATTTACGTCGCCTCCATACACCCCGAGCTCACCGAGGATGATATCAAGAA CGTGTTCGAGGCGTTCGGGCCCATCACGTACTGCAAGCTGGCGTACGGCGCGTCCGCGCACAAGCACAAGGGCTACGGCTTCATCGAGTATGTGACGCTGCCGGCCGCGCTCGAGGCCATCGCCTCCATGAACCTCTTCGACCTGGGCGGCCAGTACCTCAG AGTGGGGCGCGCCATCACGCCGCCCAACGCGCTGGCGGGCCCGCCGCAGACCTCGGCCATGCCCACCGCCGCCGCcgtcgccgccgccgccgccaccGCCAAGATACAG GCCATGGACGCGGTGGCCAGCAACGCGGTGGCGCTGGGACTCAGCAAGCTGAGCGCGCTGGGAGTGCCGGCGGCCGCCGCGCTGCCGTCGCTCGCGGCCGCGCTGCCTGCGCATGCGCACTCGCAG GGCCTCCCGACTACGTTGCCGCTGGCGGGAGCTCTGCCCTCGCTGACGTCCCTCCCCGGCGTGGGTCAACTCCCGGGTGTGAGCCAACTACCGGGCGTGGGTCAGCTCCCGGGCGTGGGTCAGCCGGCCGTGCCGCTGGTGCTGCCGCCACCCACCGTCGTCATCCCGCCCACTTCCACCGTCAGACCCATCATGTCCATGCCCa CGTCGCCGCCGGCGGAGGGCGGACAGCAGGCGGCGCTGCAGCGCAAGCTGCTGGACTCGTCGCCCGACACGCTGCAGCAGCAG GAGTCGCTGTCGATCTCGGGGCAGTCGGCGCGGCACCTGGTGATGCAGCGGCTGCTGCGGCGCCGCGCGTCGCGCGTGCTGCTGCTGCGGGACATGGTCAGCGCCGCCGACGTCGACGACGCGCTGCACCTCGAGATCCAGGACGAGTGCGGCAAGTGGGGCGCCGTGCAGCGCCTCGTCATCTACAACGAGACGCAGAACGAGGGCGACGACCCTGCGCACGCGCAGGTCAAGATCTTCGTGCAGTTCGCCGAGCCCGAAG AGTTGTGCGCAgaggcggcggcggcggcgcgcgcgctgcACGGCCGCTACTTCGGCGGCCGCACCGTGCGCGCCGCGCTCTACGACCAGGATCTCTTCGACCACGGCGACCTCTCCGGGTAG
- the hfp gene encoding poly(U)-binding-splicing factor half pint isoform X2: protein MELLQGGDTSAMQLPMPLPQPQPPPALDAGGFLAAPIYDLRQVGDVFTGPGAKCSTLPAILGGSLPRLSSEQADAVSRAKKYAMEQSIKMVLMKQTLAHQQQQMASQRTQVQRQQALALMCRVYVGSISFELKEDTIRQAFLPFGPIKSINMSWDPVTQKHKGFAFVEYEIPEAAQLSLEQMNGVMLGGRNIKVVGRPSNMPQAQAVIDEIQEEAKQYNRIYVASIHPELTEDDIKNVFEAFGPITYCKLAYGASAHKHKGYGFIEYVTLPAALEAIASMNLFDLGGQYLRVGRAITPPNALAGPPQTSAMPTAAAVAAAAATAKIQAMDAVASNAVALGLSKLSALGVPAAAALPSLAAALPAHAHSQGLPTTLPLAGALPSLTSLPGVGQLPGVSQLPGVGQLPGVGQPAVPLVLPPPTVVIPPTSTVRPIMSMPTSPPAEGGQQAALQRKLLDSSPDTLQQQESLSISGQSARHLVMQRLLRRRASRVLLLRDMVSAADVDDALHLEIQDECGKWGAVQRLVIYNETQNEGDDPAHAQVKIFVQFAEPEEAAAAARALHGRYFGGRTVRAALYDQDLFDHGDLSG, encoded by the exons ATGGAATTG ttgCAGGGTGGTGATACTAGCGCCATGCAGCTGCCGATGCCGCTGCCGCAGCCGCAGCCGCCGCCCGCGCTTGACGCCG GAGGCTTCCTCGCCGCGCCCATCTACGATCTGCGCCAGGTCGGGGATGTGTTCACAG GTCCGGGCGCGAAATGTTCCACATTGCCGGCGATTCTCGGCGGGTCTCTGCCGCGGCTGTCCTCGGAGCAGGCGGACGCGGTGTCCAGAGCCAAGAAGTACGCGATGGAGCAGAGCATCAAGATGGTGCTGATGAAGCAGACGCTGGCGCACCAGCAGCAGCAGATGGCGTCGCAGCGCACGCAGGTGCAGCGGCAGCAGGCGCTCGCGCTCATGTGCAG GGTATACGTCGGGTCGATCTCGTTCGAGCTGAAGGAGGACACGATCCGGCAAGCGTTCCTGCCGTTCGGGCCCATCAAGAGCATCAACATGTCCTGGGACCCGGTCACGCAGAAGCACAAGGGCTTCGCCTTCGTGGAGTACGAGATCCCGGAGGCGGCGCAGCTCAGTCTGGAGCAGATGAACGGCGTCATGCTCGGCGGCAG GAACATCAAGGTGGTGGGGCGGCCCAGCAACATGCCGCAGGCGCAGGCCGTCATCGACGAGATCCAGGAGGAGGCCAAGCAGTACAACAGGATTTACGTCGCCTCCATACACCCCGAGCTCACCGAGGATGATATCAAGAA CGTGTTCGAGGCGTTCGGGCCCATCACGTACTGCAAGCTGGCGTACGGCGCGTCCGCGCACAAGCACAAGGGCTACGGCTTCATCGAGTATGTGACGCTGCCGGCCGCGCTCGAGGCCATCGCCTCCATGAACCTCTTCGACCTGGGCGGCCAGTACCTCAG AGTGGGGCGCGCCATCACGCCGCCCAACGCGCTGGCGGGCCCGCCGCAGACCTCGGCCATGCCCACCGCCGCCGCcgtcgccgccgccgccgccaccGCCAAGATACAG GCCATGGACGCGGTGGCCAGCAACGCGGTGGCGCTGGGACTCAGCAAGCTGAGCGCGCTGGGAGTGCCGGCGGCCGCCGCGCTGCCGTCGCTCGCGGCCGCGCTGCCTGCGCATGCGCACTCGCAG GGCCTCCCGACTACGTTGCCGCTGGCGGGAGCTCTGCCCTCGCTGACGTCCCTCCCCGGCGTGGGTCAACTCCCGGGTGTGAGCCAACTACCGGGCGTGGGTCAGCTCCCGGGCGTGGGTCAGCCGGCCGTGCCGCTGGTGCTGCCGCCACCCACCGTCGTCATCCCGCCCACTTCCACCGTCAGACCCATCATGTCCATGCCCa CGTCGCCGCCGGCGGAGGGCGGACAGCAGGCGGCGCTGCAGCGCAAGCTGCTGGACTCGTCGCCCGACACGCTGCAGCAGCAG GAGTCGCTGTCGATCTCGGGGCAGTCGGCGCGGCACCTGGTGATGCAGCGGCTGCTGCGGCGCCGCGCGTCGCGCGTGCTGCTGCTGCGGGACATGGTCAGCGCCGCCGACGTCGACGACGCGCTGCACCTCGAGATCCAGGACGAGTGCGGCAAGTGGGGCGCCGTGCAGCGCCTCGTCATCTACAACGAGACGCAGAACGAGGGCGACGACCCTGCGCACGCGCAGGTCAAGATCTTCGTGCAGTTCGCCGAGCCCGAAG aggcggcggcggcggcgcgcgcgctgcACGGCCGCTACTTCGGCGGCCGCACCGTGCGCGCCGCGCTCTACGACCAGGATCTCTTCGACCACGGCGACCTCTCCGGGTAG
- the hfp gene encoding poly(U)-binding-splicing factor half pint isoform X3, protein MEQSIKMVLMKQTLAHQQQQMASQRTQVQRQQALALMCRVYVGSISFELKEDTIRQAFLPFGPIKSINMSWDPVTQKHKGFAFVEYEIPEAAQLSLEQMNGVMLGGRNIKVVGRPSNMPQAQAVIDEIQEEAKQYNRIYVASIHPELTEDDIKNVFEAFGPITYCKLAYGASAHKHKGYGFIEYVTLPAALEAIASMNLFDLGGQYLRVGRAITPPNALAGPPQTSAMPTAAAVAAAAATAKIQAMDAVASNAVALGLSKLSALGVPAAAALPSLAAALPAHAHSQGLPTTLPLAGALPSLTSLPGVGQLPGVSQLPGVGQLPGVGQPAVPLVLPPPTVVIPPTSTVRPIMSMPTSPPAEGGQQAALQRKLLDSSPDTLQQQESLSISGQSARHLVMQRLLRRRASRVLLLRDMVSAADVDDALHLEIQDECGKWGAVQRLVIYNETQNEGDDPAHAQVKIFVQFAEPEELCAEAAAAARALHGRYFGGRTVRAALYDQDLFDHGDLSG, encoded by the exons ATGGAGCAGAGCATCAAGATGGTGCTGATGAAGCAGACGCTGGCGCACCAGCAGCAGCAGATGGCGTCGCAGCGCACGCAGGTGCAGCGGCAGCAGGCGCTCGCGCTCATGTGCAG GGTATACGTCGGGTCGATCTCGTTCGAGCTGAAGGAGGACACGATCCGGCAAGCGTTCCTGCCGTTCGGGCCCATCAAGAGCATCAACATGTCCTGGGACCCGGTCACGCAGAAGCACAAGGGCTTCGCCTTCGTGGAGTACGAGATCCCGGAGGCGGCGCAGCTCAGTCTGGAGCAGATGAACGGCGTCATGCTCGGCGGCAG GAACATCAAGGTGGTGGGGCGGCCCAGCAACATGCCGCAGGCGCAGGCCGTCATCGACGAGATCCAGGAGGAGGCCAAGCAGTACAACAGGATTTACGTCGCCTCCATACACCCCGAGCTCACCGAGGATGATATCAAGAA CGTGTTCGAGGCGTTCGGGCCCATCACGTACTGCAAGCTGGCGTACGGCGCGTCCGCGCACAAGCACAAGGGCTACGGCTTCATCGAGTATGTGACGCTGCCGGCCGCGCTCGAGGCCATCGCCTCCATGAACCTCTTCGACCTGGGCGGCCAGTACCTCAG AGTGGGGCGCGCCATCACGCCGCCCAACGCGCTGGCGGGCCCGCCGCAGACCTCGGCCATGCCCACCGCCGCCGCcgtcgccgccgccgccgccaccGCCAAGATACAG GCCATGGACGCGGTGGCCAGCAACGCGGTGGCGCTGGGACTCAGCAAGCTGAGCGCGCTGGGAGTGCCGGCGGCCGCCGCGCTGCCGTCGCTCGCGGCCGCGCTGCCTGCGCATGCGCACTCGCAG GGCCTCCCGACTACGTTGCCGCTGGCGGGAGCTCTGCCCTCGCTGACGTCCCTCCCCGGCGTGGGTCAACTCCCGGGTGTGAGCCAACTACCGGGCGTGGGTCAGCTCCCGGGCGTGGGTCAGCCGGCCGTGCCGCTGGTGCTGCCGCCACCCACCGTCGTCATCCCGCCCACTTCCACCGTCAGACCCATCATGTCCATGCCCa CGTCGCCGCCGGCGGAGGGCGGACAGCAGGCGGCGCTGCAGCGCAAGCTGCTGGACTCGTCGCCCGACACGCTGCAGCAGCAG GAGTCGCTGTCGATCTCGGGGCAGTCGGCGCGGCACCTGGTGATGCAGCGGCTGCTGCGGCGCCGCGCGTCGCGCGTGCTGCTGCTGCGGGACATGGTCAGCGCCGCCGACGTCGACGACGCGCTGCACCTCGAGATCCAGGACGAGTGCGGCAAGTGGGGCGCCGTGCAGCGCCTCGTCATCTACAACGAGACGCAGAACGAGGGCGACGACCCTGCGCACGCGCAGGTCAAGATCTTCGTGCAGTTCGCCGAGCCCGAAG AGTTGTGCGCAgaggcggcggcggcggcgcgcgcgctgcACGGCCGCTACTTCGGCGGCCGCACCGTGCGCGCCGCGCTCTACGACCAGGATCTCTTCGACCACGGCGACCTCTCCGGGTAG
- the LOC128675909 gene encoding uncharacterized protein LOC128675909 isoform X2 yields MSKLFLRCLFLMVSIASVQAVRMRHGYEAQPRVVEGRSARHDEYPFVVSIIAIMNLPILPFHTHLPVFLRGCTGSLITKQFVITAAHCLQETMQYVRCGNMSVALNETTCKSKIVKQFVHPAYARGDNDIGLLQIEPLIVQYYGKIKAVDYKTLLGRAVRYAGYGIMDFRSQP; encoded by the exons ATGAGTAAACTCTTTTTGAG GTGTTTATTTCTAATGGTGTCCATTGCGTCGGTCCAGGCTGTCCGAATGCGACACGGCTACGAGGCGCAACCTCGAGTGGTAGAAGGGCGGTCCGCCCGTCACGATGAATACCCGTTCGTAGTCAGCATCATAGCAATAATGAACTTGCCAATTCTCCCATTTCATACACATTTGCCGGTATTTCTGAGGGGTTGCACTGGATCACTGATCACCAAACAATTTGTAATTACAGCGGCGCATTGCTTGCAAGAAACAATGCAATATGTTCG ATGCGGCAATATGTCAGTGGCCCTTAATGAAACCACATGCAAATCTAAAATCGTGAAGCAATTTGTTCATCCAGCATATGCAAGAGGAGATAATGATATAGGTCTGTTACAAATCGAGCCGTTGATTGTGCAGTATTACGGTAAAATCAAAGCAGTCGATTACAAGACGCTGCTAGGAAGAGCCGTGCGATATGCTGGATACGGCATTATGGACTTTAG ATCACAACCATGA
- the LOC128675909 gene encoding mast cell protease 4-like isoform X1: MSKLFLRCLFLMVSIASVQAVRMRHGYEAQPRVVEGRSARHDEYPFVVSIIAIMNLPILPFHTHLPVFLRGCTGSLITKQFVITAAHCLQETMQYVRCGNMSVALNETTCKSKIVKQFVHPAYARGDNDIGLLQIEPLIVQYYGKIKAVDYKTLLGRAVRYAGYGIMDFRFDMNDILKLQIKPLQIGEGVIYDTSKKDESFLSTDPLLVIAPKCSRKQQHPYLGDSGGPLFVGAQIAGVLCCGINLQNKNHRPLVTGFTPVSPYLEWITRTINTHRR, encoded by the exons ATGAGTAAACTCTTTTTGAG GTGTTTATTTCTAATGGTGTCCATTGCGTCGGTCCAGGCTGTCCGAATGCGACACGGCTACGAGGCGCAACCTCGAGTGGTAGAAGGGCGGTCCGCCCGTCACGATGAATACCCGTTCGTAGTCAGCATCATAGCAATAATGAACTTGCCAATTCTCCCATTTCATACACATTTGCCGGTATTTCTGAGGGGTTGCACTGGATCACTGATCACCAAACAATTTGTAATTACAGCGGCGCATTGCTTGCAAGAAACAATGCAATATGTTCG ATGCGGCAATATGTCAGTGGCCCTTAATGAAACCACATGCAAATCTAAAATCGTGAAGCAATTTGTTCATCCAGCATATGCAAGAGGAGATAATGATATAGGTCTGTTACAAATCGAGCCGTTGATTGTGCAGTATTACGGTAAAATCAAAGCAGTCGATTACAAGACGCTGCTAGGAAGAGCCGTGCGATATGCTGGATACGGCATTATGGACTTTAGGTTTGATATGAATGATATATTGAAACTTCAAATAAAACCACTTCAAATTGGCGAAGGGGTTATTTATGATACAAGCAAAAAGGATGAATCATTTTTGTCGACTGATCCTTTGTTAGTAATAGCACCGAAGTGTTCCAGAAAACAACAACACCCTTATTTAGGGGACTCAGGGGGACCTCTGTTTGTCGGGGCCCAAATCGCTGGCGTGTTATGCTGCGGtatcaatttacaaaataaaaaccatcGTCCTTTGGTAACTGGTTTCACTCCAGTTAGTCCTTATTTAGAATGGATAACTCGCACTATTAATACACATAGAAGATAG
- the LOC128676098 gene encoding uncharacterized protein LOC128676098, whose amino-acid sequence MECSGSEHSAGEETDGSGLAVGQKRMGSLMGSAGSITSLSESVLGNKRLYSEVATGSGTDTEVGVPRAQSVAKRGKARGASHLTRARAEARRSQEEDAEASFSASLGARAFRRGGPPSGGDDDVVVAPIDARDFGAMGADGLMATAVERLGIITSLVGKTAALKGGFNSKIMRASSDIRDIVDTLVARSESDEVRRLKADNGRLQREVAIMKAEVAALRRGFEEARREAAQAARTVQRQAAPVEDELEQRMARLIDGRLAALGLAGCPRSATRPPLAGDNSEVARAARTAIDRASGLGPAPRLEQPVVELEVRAPARPASERRGCKGVGAGGVTEWGPFGPSTSTAVVDECPELPWVEVRGRRGKGKGVGKKSQPKPAERPAAAPTKATATAPKAPPRAAPARAAKLSAPSSSAVILKLQPEAAQKGATYSSALLKAEQAVSLEGLGIGSLRIRPSATGARLIEVSGPSNSDKADALASALKAALSGVADVSRPVKTADFRVTGLNDAATAQRIKAAVAQAGSCTEDQVWVGEIRSDWRGSGSALMRCPVTTAKKLIEAGSLTVGWSRVQLRHLEARPMHCYKCMGKGHTASLCPSQTDRSRLCYRCGEAGHLSASCTAEPRCAVCRDAGKPAGHVMGGRACNPPPIRGKGPSPPPREGRQGEAPVGQMEE is encoded by the coding sequence ATGGAATGTTCAGGGTCTGAACATTCCGCTGGGGAGGAAACCGACGGGAGTGGCCTCGCTGTGGGCCAAAAGAGGATGGGgagcctgatgggaagtgcGGGCTCCATCACCTCGTTGTCGGAGTCGGTGCTGGGCAACAAGCGCCTCTATTCTGAGGTGGCGACTGGTTCCGGCACCGACACTGAGGTCGGTGTGCCACGGGCACAGTCAGTGGCGAAGAGGGGCAAGGCCCGGGGTGCCTCGCACCTGACGAGGGCCCGGGCTGAGGCGAGGAGGAGTCAAGAGGAGGATGCCGAGGCTTCCTTCTCGGCCTCTCTAGGGGCTCGGGCCTTCCGGAGGGGAGGACCCCCGAGTGGTGGGGACGATGATGTGGTGGTGGCCCCCATTGATGCGCGGGACTTTGGGGCCATGGGTGCTGATGGACTCATGGCCACTGCGGTGGAGAGGCTGGGTATAATAACCAGCCTCGTCGGAAAGACTGCCGCCCTCAAGGGGGGCTTCAACTCTAAAATTATGCGGGCCTCCTCGGATATCAGGGATATCGTGGACACCCTGGTGGCGCGCAGCGAGTCGGACGAAGTTCGACGCCTTAAGGCCGATAATGGTCGCCTCCAAAGGGAGGTGGCCATTATGAAGGCTGAGGTCGCTGCGCTCCGCCGGGGGTTCGAGGAGGCTCGCCGTGAGGCTGCTCAGGCTGCGCGGACGGTGCAGCGGCAGGCTGCTCCAGTGGAGGATGAGCTGGAGCAGAGGATGGCCAGATTGATTGATGGCCGTCTGGCAGCGCTAGGACTGGCTGGGTGTCCTCGGAGTGCCACTCGTCCACCTCTGGCAGGTGACAACTCCGAGGTGGCGAGGGCTGCAAGGACGGCCATTGATCGGGCCTCCGGTCTGGGTCCGGCGCCGCGGCTTGAGCAGCCGGTGGTGGAGTTGGAGGTTCGGGCCCCTGCACGCCCGGCCTCTGAGAGGCGGGGTTGTAAGGGGGTAGGTGCTGGGGGAGTGACAGAGTGGGGGCCCTTCGGGCCGTCGACCTCAACAGCTGTGGTCGACGAATGCCCGGAGCTCCCCTGGGTCGAAGTCCGGGGGAGGAGGGGGAAGGGGAAGGGCGTGGGAAAGAAGTCCCAGCCCAAACCTGCGGAGCGACCGGCGGCGGCCCCAACAAAGGCCACTGCAACGGCGCCCAAGGCACCCCCCAGGGCGGCGCCAGCGAGGGCGGCCAAGCTGTCGGCCCCTAGCTCCTCGGCTGTAATTCTCAAGTTACAGCCGGAGGCAGCGCAAAAAGGGGCCACATACAGCTCCGCCCTCCTTAAGGCCGAGCAGGCGGTGAGCCTGGAGGGGCTAGGAATCGGCTCGCTTCGGATTCGCCCGAGTGCGACCGGAGCGAGGCTAATCGAGGTCTCTGGCCCCTCCAACTCAGACAAGGCAGATGCGCTTGCATCGGCCTTGAAGGCGGCCCTTTCCGGCGTCGCGGACGTTTCCAGGCCCGTCAAAACCGCGGACTTCCGCGTGACGGGCCTGAATGATGCGGCAACGGCGCAGCGGATAAAGGCTGCGGTCGCGCAAGCCGGGAGCTGCACGGAGGACCAGGTCTGGGTGGGTGAAATCCGCTCAGACTGGCGGGGCTCTGGCTCTGCCCTGATGCGCTGCCCGGTCACGACGGCTAAAAAGCTGATCGAGGCGGGCAGCCTCACGGTAGGCTGGAGTCGAGTGCAGCTCcggcacctggaggcgcgccccatgcACTGCTACAAGTGCATGGGGAAGGGGCACACCGCATCGCTGTGCCCCTCGCAGACGGACCGCAGCCGGCTCTGCTATAGGTGCGGGGAGGCAGGGCATTTGTCCGCCTCCTGCACAGCGGAGCCCCGCTGCGCGGTATGCCGCGACGCCGGCAAGCCGGCGGGCCACGTGATGGGGGGTAGGGCCTGCAACCCACCCCCGATCCGAGGGAAAGGGCCGTCCCCTCCTCCGCGCGAGGGAAGGCAAGGGGAGGCGCCAGTCGGCCAAATGGAGGAGTGA